In Pelagicoccus albus, the following are encoded in one genomic region:
- a CDS encoding metallophosphoesterase family protein, with amino-acid sequence MPSRIRIVSDIHLGHKASVIDELPALRPLAEGVDWLIFNGDTLELKYGDMDVDHYDPAKKKQEFVDESSRWGCRVSLITGNHDPEISELHSLSVLEGKIFITHGDGLFRDIAPWSSNIKNLKRFSENIDPEATGTTAEELHEYLEKHKQATLLAHKHDKKYNPTLWGKMKIFLHQTWPPTTPFRIIKSWMEVPSRALSLARRFDLDPQFIVVGHTHNPGIWRRGKTTVINLGSYFPWPGARCIDIEEDSLTVRKIRKKQNQIELGSSLAKFKIT; translated from the coding sequence ATGCCTTCTCGCATTCGCATCGTTTCAGACATTCATCTCGGACATAAGGCCAGCGTCATCGACGAACTTCCCGCGCTCAGACCGCTCGCCGAAGGCGTAGACTGGCTCATCTTCAACGGAGATACCTTGGAGCTAAAATATGGCGACATGGACGTAGACCACTACGATCCCGCGAAGAAAAAGCAGGAGTTCGTCGATGAATCCTCACGATGGGGCTGCCGCGTCTCTTTGATCACAGGAAACCACGACCCGGAAATATCTGAGTTGCACTCCCTCAGCGTCCTCGAAGGCAAAATCTTTATCACACACGGCGACGGCCTTTTCCGAGACATCGCCCCTTGGAGCTCCAACATCAAAAACCTCAAGCGATTCTCCGAAAACATAGACCCGGAGGCTACCGGAACCACAGCGGAAGAACTCCACGAATATCTGGAAAAGCACAAGCAGGCCACCTTACTAGCACACAAGCACGACAAGAAATATAACCCCACTCTATGGGGAAAAATGAAGATATTTCTCCACCAAACTTGGCCGCCCACAACCCCCTTCCGCATCATCAAAAGCTGGATGGAAGTCCCTAGTCGGGCTCTTTCCCTAGCCAGACGGTTCGACTTGGATCCTCAGTTCATAGTGGTCGGTCACACGCATAATCCAGGTATCTGGAGAAGAGGGAAAACGACCGTGATCAATCTCGGATCCTACTTTCCATGGCCCGGAGCTCGATGCATAGACATTGAGGAAGACTCCCTAACCGTGCGAAAAATCAGGAAGAAACAAAACCAGATCGAACTCGGGTCGTCGCTAGCAAAATTCAAGATCACCTAA
- the argA gene encoding amino-acid N-acetyltransferase produces the protein MEASDSQELIKPTDLRGILNYVPRFLGQTFVVALDGSIIESDNLPNLLLDIAVLRSLQINIVIVHGIGKQLADLSSLREVVPSNVDGSGATDEATLDLAIRASSRVSHQILEALTKAKLKCAITNSIKAKPVGILKGVDLLNTGKTDQIDGDFLNHLIAQNIIPIIQPIGFDRNGHTLRINSDALAVDLAIALGATKILYLSHENGFNLGGRLTQQIPVGDLERFISEKEFEALSPTLQSKARHALRGVKAEISRIHILDGHIHDGLIREVFSNEGVGTLIYGNEYQQIRQAKRDEVPLVYHLTRSGVAREELVERTMASIEEKIDRYYVYEVDGNIMACVLLEKFEEDPGLREVCSLFVHPFYQRKGIGRKLVRFACQLAEQEGAERVIALSTQTQNFFTSLLGFEEVDAQILPPKRKARYDSSKRKSKVLLKTFS, from the coding sequence ATGGAAGCGAGCGACAGCCAAGAACTTATCAAGCCCACCGACCTGCGTGGCATCTTAAACTACGTACCTCGGTTTCTCGGACAAACCTTTGTCGTGGCGCTCGATGGATCGATAATCGAGAGCGATAATCTTCCCAACCTCCTGCTGGACATAGCGGTGCTACGTAGCCTGCAGATCAACATCGTCATTGTTCACGGTATCGGAAAACAGCTGGCCGACCTCTCCAGCCTGCGCGAAGTCGTCCCTAGCAATGTGGATGGAAGTGGCGCCACAGACGAGGCGACTCTCGACCTAGCGATTCGGGCCTCTTCCCGCGTATCCCACCAGATTTTGGAGGCCTTGACCAAAGCGAAGCTAAAGTGCGCCATCACCAATTCCATCAAGGCGAAGCCGGTTGGCATCCTGAAAGGCGTCGATTTGCTGAACACAGGGAAGACCGACCAGATCGATGGCGATTTCCTAAATCACCTGATCGCCCAGAACATAATTCCGATCATCCAGCCCATCGGCTTCGATCGAAATGGACACACGCTTCGCATCAATAGCGACGCGCTGGCAGTCGACCTGGCGATAGCCTTGGGCGCGACCAAGATTCTTTATCTCTCGCACGAAAACGGCTTCAACCTCGGTGGTCGCCTCACTCAGCAGATCCCCGTCGGCGACTTGGAAAGGTTTATATCAGAAAAGGAATTCGAAGCGCTTTCACCCACCTTGCAGAGTAAAGCCAGACACGCTCTCCGCGGAGTGAAAGCGGAAATTTCCCGCATCCACATTCTCGATGGACACATACACGACGGCCTGATCCGCGAGGTTTTCTCCAATGAAGGAGTCGGTACGCTGATATACGGAAACGAGTACCAGCAAATCCGTCAGGCCAAACGCGATGAGGTCCCGCTCGTCTACCACTTGACCCGCAGCGGAGTCGCCCGCGAGGAATTGGTCGAACGAACTATGGCGTCCATCGAAGAAAAAATCGACCGCTACTACGTCTACGAGGTCGATGGAAATATCATGGCCTGCGTGCTGCTCGAGAAGTTTGAAGAGGACCCTGGCCTAAGAGAGGTTTGTTCCCTTTTCGTACACCCCTTCTACCAAAGGAAGGGTATCGGCCGAAAGCTGGTACGCTTCGCCTGTCAGCTCGCAGAGCAGGAGGGAGCAGAGCGAGTGATCGCCTTGTCCACTCAGACTCAGAACTTTTTCACCAGTCTCCTTGGCTTCGAGGAAGTTGATGCCCAAATCCTACCTCCGAAGAGGAAGGCGAGGTACGACTCCAGCAAGCGGAAATCCAAGGTGCTACTGAAGACTTTTTCTTAG
- a CDS encoding proline--tRNA ligase, translating to MDYWSKHYIPTLKESPAEAEIDSHKLLLRAGLVRKIGSGIYAFLPLGAKALENVKNVCREEMDRAGAMELLMPAVVPAEYWKAGPRWNAAREIMYQVGSAGEKAELPEDPQFVLGPTHEEIVTPLIGGEATSYRDMGKTFYQVQTKFRNEIRPRYGLMRAREFIMKDGYSFDATDEEATDTYKRMAGAYEKFFARCGLKFISVEADTGVMGGAFSHEFMVPAEVGDDDVVYNIESGYAANVEKATSGIIPTDFADIAPAGEIEKFETPGVKTIEKLAKEPFNIPADQQFKTLLFVGDDKLFAVVVRGCDQVEEAKLASLGYSLLRPATVDEIFEAMGAYPGSLGAVKGTIKDRSKLDGVYADEAVRLVGNGVTGANEKAMHLKNVNVSRDLDIDKFGDFRKVQAGEPCPISGQPLEIQRAIEVGHIFKLGTKYSENTEYGAHYVDKDGNRQPAVMGCYGIGISRTLQSIIEQCHDKNGIVWPWHVAPYQVLIITLDPGMEEADALTAKLGAAAEAAGATVLVDDREERPGFKFKDADLIGIPLRITIGGRGLKNGEVEMKWRDQGDMMKVSIADAESTLVEAIRSKS from the coding sequence ATGGACTACTGGAGCAAGCATTACATCCCAACTTTGAAGGAAAGCCCCGCCGAGGCGGAAATCGATTCGCACAAGTTGCTTCTTCGAGCTGGATTGGTTCGAAAGATTGGCAGTGGCATCTACGCTTTTCTTCCGCTCGGGGCGAAAGCCTTGGAGAACGTTAAGAACGTCTGCCGCGAGGAAATGGATCGAGCAGGGGCTATGGAGCTTTTGATGCCTGCGGTAGTGCCGGCCGAATACTGGAAGGCCGGACCTCGCTGGAATGCGGCTCGCGAGATAATGTACCAAGTTGGTAGCGCTGGCGAAAAGGCTGAGCTTCCGGAAGACCCTCAGTTTGTTCTCGGACCAACTCATGAGGAAATCGTCACTCCTCTTATCGGCGGTGAGGCGACTAGTTATCGCGACATGGGTAAGACTTTTTATCAGGTCCAGACCAAGTTCCGCAACGAGATCCGTCCTCGCTATGGTTTGATGCGGGCCCGCGAGTTCATCATGAAGGACGGCTACAGTTTCGACGCGACCGACGAGGAAGCGACCGACACTTACAAGCGAATGGCCGGCGCCTATGAAAAGTTCTTTGCTCGCTGTGGGCTCAAGTTCATCTCGGTCGAGGCTGATACGGGAGTCATGGGCGGCGCGTTTTCGCACGAATTCATGGTGCCTGCGGAAGTAGGCGACGACGACGTGGTCTACAACATCGAAAGCGGTTACGCAGCCAACGTGGAAAAAGCGACCAGCGGAATCATTCCTACAGATTTCGCCGATATCGCTCCCGCTGGAGAAATCGAAAAATTCGAAACTCCAGGCGTGAAGACCATCGAGAAACTCGCCAAGGAGCCGTTCAATATCCCTGCCGACCAGCAGTTCAAAACGCTTTTGTTCGTCGGTGACGACAAGCTTTTCGCGGTTGTGGTTCGCGGCTGCGACCAGGTCGAAGAAGCGAAGCTCGCTTCTCTGGGCTACTCATTGCTGCGTCCTGCCACGGTGGACGAAATCTTCGAAGCCATGGGCGCTTACCCCGGAAGCCTCGGAGCAGTGAAAGGGACGATCAAAGATCGCTCCAAGCTCGACGGCGTATACGCGGACGAGGCTGTTCGCTTGGTAGGCAATGGCGTGACGGGTGCCAACGAGAAGGCGATGCACCTCAAGAACGTAAACGTTAGCCGCGACCTCGATATCGATAAGTTCGGGGACTTCCGCAAGGTGCAGGCTGGCGAGCCTTGCCCGATCTCTGGACAGCCGCTCGAAATTCAAAGAGCCATCGAAGTGGGCCACATTTTCAAGCTCGGCACCAAATACAGCGAGAACACTGAGTATGGAGCTCACTACGTCGACAAGGACGGTAACCGCCAGCCCGCGGTCATGGGCTGCTACGGAATCGGAATTTCTCGCACGCTGCAGTCCATCATCGAGCAATGTCACGATAAGAATGGTATCGTCTGGCCATGGCACGTGGCTCCATACCAGGTTTTAATCATCACGCTTGATCCCGGAATGGAAGAAGCGGATGCGTTGACCGCGAAACTCGGAGCGGCCGCGGAAGCTGCAGGAGCGACGGTATTGGTTGACGATCGTGAAGAGCGTCCTGGTTTTAAATTCAAAGACGCTGACCTCATCGGCATTCCGCTGCGCATCACAATTGGTGGACGCGGACTGAAGAATGGCGAAGTCGAGATGAAGTGGCGCGATCAGGGCGATATGATGAAGGTTTCGATTGCCGATGCGGAATCGACGTTAGTGGAAGCTATCCGCTCCAAATCATAA
- a CDS encoding ATP-dependent Clp protease adaptor ClpS: protein MVAPVTSVGSPLAETDTKDETALSDVWGVVVLNDPVNLMSYVTMVLERVLRMSKSKAEEHMMEVHQKGRSLVWKGNREKAEGYVYQLQEWHLSAILERDETD, encoded by the coding sequence ATGGTAGCTCCAGTGACCAGTGTAGGCTCGCCTTTGGCTGAGACCGATACCAAAGACGAAACGGCTTTGTCCGACGTCTGGGGTGTGGTGGTGCTCAACGATCCCGTTAACCTGATGTCCTACGTGACCATGGTACTCGAGCGAGTGCTGCGTATGTCCAAAAGCAAGGCGGAGGAGCACATGATGGAAGTGCACCAGAAGGGACGGTCACTGGTGTGGAAGGGTAACCGAGAAAAGGCGGAGGGCTACGTCTACCAGCTTCAAGAGTGGCACCTGTCAGCAATCCTGGAACGCGATGAGACAGATTGA
- a CDS encoding DNA polymerase domain-containing protein, with product MSDLSTDSLCGVWVSPEGEAHLTWGNSEGERRHKIRTFKPFVWAREDEAWSELEGVAEESLSGDGEYNRLLRFDSLETYQETVKANSRSGAIDWIRLLESQFLLQERLRLFGEMKFSELRRLQLDIETACEVEGGFSNPTRKGDRVLAIGLRCGEVVETLVLEERTDAAERSLLKQMAERIQSLDPDVIEGHNIFKFDLDYLRRRAKRFKLAPAWGRYGQDAKFRNTRIRVAERMIDYPRCDIPGRAVVDTYLLVQIFDITTRELMSYGLKDVARFFGVTSQAGEERTYIEGAKIQGMFDEDRDTFLDYLRDDLRETEGVADRLLPTYFEQAKAFPTTLQEVCLRGSASKVDLVFQEEYFHANAACPVPVAANTFEGGFTASFAEGVYEKVLHFDVASLYPSLLLLIGRNPKRDHLGAFIPMLKRLREYRLKYKKLARETEDPALAAEFNARQSSFKILINSFYGYLGFSAARFGDAELAAEVTAKGREILQSLIEFFKMEGCEPLEADTDGIYVSAGEFFDHADVLLAKAQRGLPQEIELEYDGKYESVFCYKAKNYALFDGEKVTIRGSALRSRGIEPYLKDLTWKLIYSLLGASEEDPARLAEEVERKIREQRLDVSEVAKSEVLSQNPDAYKKKIDAGGKPRRASLEVALKMEKAVGMGDRVSYYILPKKKGQSTNWQRAYPADDYDPENAPYDADFYLKKLEEWRERYAQFCPALKETAGQGELF from the coding sequence ATGTCTGACTTGTCTACTGATTCATTGTGCGGCGTATGGGTGAGCCCGGAGGGGGAGGCTCATCTCACGTGGGGTAATTCTGAGGGCGAGCGTCGCCATAAGATCCGTACATTCAAGCCTTTCGTTTGGGCCAGGGAAGACGAAGCATGGTCGGAGCTTGAAGGAGTCGCTGAGGAAAGCCTTTCGGGAGACGGGGAGTACAACCGGTTGCTCCGTTTCGATTCGCTAGAGACCTATCAGGAAACGGTTAAGGCCAATAGCCGAAGTGGCGCGATTGATTGGATTCGCTTGCTGGAAAGTCAGTTCCTCTTGCAGGAGCGACTTCGTCTCTTTGGAGAGATGAAGTTTTCGGAGCTGCGGCGACTGCAGCTGGATATCGAAACAGCCTGCGAGGTAGAGGGTGGCTTCAGTAATCCGACTCGCAAAGGAGATCGTGTTTTGGCAATCGGCCTTCGCTGCGGAGAGGTGGTGGAAACCTTGGTTCTGGAGGAACGGACGGATGCCGCGGAGCGAAGCTTGCTCAAACAAATGGCGGAGCGTATCCAAAGCCTGGATCCCGATGTGATCGAGGGGCATAACATCTTCAAATTTGACCTCGATTACCTTCGCCGACGGGCGAAACGATTTAAACTCGCTCCAGCTTGGGGGCGTTACGGTCAAGACGCGAAGTTTCGAAATACCCGAATACGGGTGGCGGAACGCATGATCGACTACCCACGCTGCGACATTCCCGGTCGTGCCGTGGTGGATACTTATTTGCTGGTTCAGATTTTCGACATCACGACCCGCGAGCTTATGTCCTATGGCTTGAAGGATGTAGCCAGGTTTTTTGGAGTGACGTCTCAGGCGGGGGAGGAGCGGACCTATATCGAAGGGGCAAAGATCCAAGGTATGTTCGATGAAGACCGAGATACTTTCTTGGATTACCTTCGCGACGATTTGCGTGAAACCGAAGGGGTTGCGGATCGGTTATTGCCGACTTACTTCGAACAAGCGAAAGCATTTCCGACCACTTTACAGGAAGTCTGTCTACGCGGTTCTGCCAGCAAGGTGGATCTCGTATTTCAGGAAGAGTATTTTCATGCGAATGCCGCCTGTCCCGTTCCTGTTGCAGCCAATACTTTCGAAGGCGGCTTCACGGCTAGCTTTGCGGAAGGCGTATACGAAAAGGTGTTACACTTCGACGTCGCTTCCCTCTATCCTAGCTTGCTGCTTCTCATTGGCCGTAATCCCAAGCGGGATCATCTCGGCGCGTTCATACCGATGCTGAAGCGTCTACGAGAGTATCGCCTAAAGTACAAGAAGCTCGCTCGGGAAACGGAAGATCCGGCCTTGGCTGCGGAGTTCAACGCTCGGCAGAGCAGCTTTAAGATTTTGATCAATTCCTTTTATGGCTATCTCGGCTTCTCCGCAGCACGGTTTGGCGATGCGGAACTCGCGGCGGAGGTTACGGCCAAGGGGCGTGAGATCCTGCAGTCTTTGATCGAGTTCTTTAAGATGGAAGGCTGCGAGCCGCTCGAAGCGGATACGGATGGAATCTACGTTTCCGCGGGTGAGTTTTTCGATCACGCCGATGTGTTGCTGGCCAAGGCTCAGAGAGGTTTGCCGCAAGAAATCGAGCTGGAGTACGACGGAAAATACGAATCTGTGTTTTGCTACAAAGCGAAAAACTATGCTCTGTTTGACGGAGAAAAGGTTACGATTCGCGGCTCGGCTTTGAGGTCTAGAGGGATCGAGCCTTATCTGAAGGATCTGACTTGGAAGTTGATCTATAGCTTGCTCGGTGCCAGCGAGGAGGATCCCGCTCGCCTGGCGGAAGAGGTGGAGCGGAAGATTAGAGAACAACGCCTGGACGTATCAGAAGTCGCCAAGTCCGAAGTCCTCAGCCAAAATCCGGATGCCTACAAAAAGAAGATCGATGCGGGCGGAAAACCGCGCAGAGCTTCGCTTGAGGTCGCCCTGAAGATGGAGAAGGCGGTCGGGATGGGGGATCGTGTTTCTTACTACATTCTTCCTAAGAAAAAAGGCCAGAGCACGAATTGGCAGCGAGCGTATCCGGCCGATGACTACGATCCAGAGAACGCCCCGTATGATGCTGATTTCTACCTAAAGAAGCTAGAAGAGTGGCGGGAACGCTATGCACAATTTTGCCCGGCTCTCAAAGAGACAGCCGGGCAAGGGGAATTGTTTTAA
- the kduI gene encoding 5-dehydro-4-deoxy-D-glucuronate isomerase — translation MSVHRTTSPSEASMMDTQQLRETYMITDLIAPAELRYRVTDLDRAIVGFACPDNNQLELQADASMRASYFCERRELGILNIGESGIVTVDGKEYQLSNRECLYIGRGAEEVIFKEDQGQKPQFYLVSYPAHTSYPTTKASHADANRVDLGSGKTANERTIFQYIHEGGIKSCQLVMGYTELAEGSVWNTMPAHTHDRRSEVYLYFDVPEGNMITHLMGEPEETRHLLVHDRQAVLSPPWSIHSGCGTSNYCFVWAMGGENQTFDDMDGIDVLDLM, via the coding sequence ATGAGCGTACACAGAACGACATCCCCTTCCGAGGCGTCCATGATGGACACCCAACAGCTCCGCGAAACGTATATGATTACGGACCTCATCGCCCCAGCCGAGCTTCGCTATCGCGTCACCGACTTGGATCGAGCTATCGTGGGCTTCGCCTGCCCTGACAACAACCAACTCGAACTTCAAGCCGACGCCAGCATGCGAGCCTCCTATTTTTGCGAGCGTCGCGAACTCGGGATCCTCAACATCGGGGAATCGGGAATAGTCACCGTGGACGGCAAAGAATACCAACTGAGCAACCGTGAATGCCTCTACATCGGCCGCGGAGCCGAAGAGGTAATTTTCAAGGAAGACCAAGGTCAGAAGCCGCAGTTCTATCTGGTCAGCTACCCAGCCCATACGAGCTACCCGACTACAAAAGCGAGTCACGCCGACGCCAACCGAGTCGACCTTGGATCGGGTAAAACCGCCAACGAGCGAACTATTTTCCAATACATCCACGAGGGCGGCATCAAGAGCTGCCAACTCGTCATGGGCTATACCGAGCTTGCCGAAGGAAGCGTATGGAACACCATGCCGGCCCACACCCACGACCGCCGCAGCGAGGTCTACCTCTACTTCGATGTGCCGGAGGGAAACATGATCACTCACCTAATGGGCGAACCTGAAGAAACGCGCCATCTGCTAGTACACGATCGTCAAGCGGTTCTCTCGCCGCCTTGGAGCATCCACTCAGGCTGCGGCACTTCGAACTACTGTTTCGTTTGGGCTATGGGAGGTGAAAACCAGACCTTCGACGATATGGACGGGATCGATGTTCTGGACCTGATGTAA
- a CDS encoding cupin domain-containing protein, producing the protein MESLIEGLGLERIEHEGGFFKRIHTGEANVDGRPLSTTIYALFTQEEFSALHRLDVVEQFFFVDGDPFDVFRINPDGSTSEATLGLDTGKGESPHQVFEPGCWFGGIPADSGSKGWTLMCCVVTPGFDWKGFELANRDELLEAYPQYGDAIRRLTRV; encoded by the coding sequence ATGGAATCACTGATCGAAGGTTTAGGCCTTGAGCGAATCGAGCACGAAGGCGGCTTTTTCAAACGCATCCACACCGGGGAGGCGAATGTTGATGGTCGGCCGCTAAGTACCACGATCTACGCTTTGTTCACGCAGGAGGAATTTTCCGCTCTGCATCGGCTCGATGTGGTCGAGCAGTTCTTTTTCGTGGATGGCGATCCGTTTGACGTTTTTCGGATCAACCCCGACGGTAGCACTTCGGAAGCAACTCTCGGCTTGGATACGGGTAAGGGAGAGTCGCCTCACCAGGTGTTCGAGCCGGGCTGTTGGTTTGGAGGTATTCCCGCCGATTCCGGATCCAAAGGATGGACACTCATGTGTTGCGTCGTGACTCCCGGCTTCGACTGGAAGGGATTTGAATTGGCGAATAGAGATGAGCTACTCGAAGCGTATCCGCAATATGGGGATGCAATCCGACGGCTGACGCGTGTTTGA
- a CDS encoding FAD-dependent oxidoreductase → MPNLPSNPESYDAIVFGGGLAGSILAEQLIARGLEILLVDNANRSQCSRVAAGLINPIGGKRLKRVWMADELIPFATSYYQKLESQHGTRLFHPRPLHRYFSNPDEAKLWTKRLQEKGYAESTTALPEQQSYPCDSHGGFAIPKAGYLDTNSLLELIHSQLTNENHLLSSTFHYNEIEASESPIYFRGRRAKVAIFAEGHLATGNPHFEFIPYKPAKGIIARIRLTQAPEANSPILLKGKFLVPRHDGTLQIGATYNWDDPNDTPDEEGIAELAEFLDREFGADSWEFEEIRAGVRPATAGAYPVVGPHPNNSRIIAFNGFGSKGSMQIPYFSAALADFLQNGKSLQPEVLPSRFIKKETKRAKRWLATNVAKDAVLQRLKAGDTAIDATAGNGHDTQWLAEQVGKAGHVFAYDIQEQAIKTTRTRLEKHGLSQQATLFQAGHENLLVTIPSELHGKISAIVFNLGFLPGGDEKLITLPKTTLSALDQSIQLLQTGGILSVTLYPSHPGASDEVDQVLAWLNGLSTDEFEIRIERHPTGNQKSPYPFFVIRK, encoded by the coding sequence TTGCCAAACCTCCCATCCAATCCTGAATCCTACGATGCCATCGTTTTTGGTGGCGGCCTAGCAGGCAGTATTCTTGCCGAGCAACTTATCGCCCGTGGGCTAGAAATCCTCCTCGTGGACAACGCCAACCGGTCTCAATGCTCGAGAGTCGCCGCAGGCCTCATCAACCCCATCGGAGGAAAACGACTTAAACGGGTTTGGATGGCGGACGAGCTGATTCCATTCGCCACCTCTTACTACCAAAAGCTGGAGTCCCAGCACGGAACTCGCCTCTTCCATCCTCGCCCGCTTCATCGATATTTCTCGAACCCGGACGAAGCAAAACTCTGGACTAAACGCCTGCAGGAAAAAGGCTACGCGGAGAGCACGACAGCCTTGCCAGAACAGCAATCCTATCCGTGCGACAGCCACGGCGGCTTCGCCATACCAAAGGCTGGTTATCTCGATACAAATTCCCTGCTCGAGCTAATCCATTCCCAGCTGACAAACGAGAATCACCTACTGTCTTCGACATTCCACTACAACGAGATAGAAGCCAGTGAATCCCCAATATACTTCCGTGGTCGCCGAGCAAAGGTGGCTATCTTTGCGGAAGGACACTTAGCCACCGGCAATCCGCATTTCGAATTCATCCCTTACAAACCGGCCAAAGGAATCATCGCCCGCATCCGTCTAACCCAAGCTCCCGAGGCAAACTCTCCCATCCTCCTCAAAGGGAAGTTCCTTGTGCCGCGACACGACGGAACCCTGCAAATCGGAGCCACCTACAATTGGGACGACCCAAACGATACTCCGGATGAGGAAGGCATCGCCGAATTAGCGGAGTTTCTAGATCGCGAGTTCGGTGCCGACTCATGGGAGTTCGAAGAAATTCGAGCCGGTGTCCGCCCCGCTACCGCAGGAGCGTATCCAGTGGTCGGGCCCCATCCGAACAATAGCCGAATCATCGCCTTCAACGGTTTTGGCAGCAAAGGCTCGATGCAGATTCCCTACTTCTCGGCAGCTCTAGCGGACTTCCTTCAAAACGGTAAATCGCTCCAACCTGAGGTACTTCCGTCGCGCTTCATCAAAAAGGAAACCAAACGCGCCAAAAGGTGGCTCGCCACCAACGTGGCAAAAGACGCCGTCTTGCAGCGTCTAAAGGCAGGCGACACCGCCATCGATGCCACAGCGGGAAACGGGCACGACACTCAATGGCTCGCCGAACAAGTTGGAAAAGCCGGGCACGTATTCGCCTACGACATACAGGAGCAAGCTATAAAAACGACCAGAACACGCTTGGAAAAACACGGGCTGTCCCAACAAGCAACCCTGTTTCAAGCAGGACATGAAAACCTGCTCGTCACGATACCTAGCGAGCTTCACGGGAAAATTTCCGCCATAGTCTTCAACCTTGGCTTCCTTCCAGGAGGTGACGAAAAACTGATCACCCTGCCAAAAACCACTCTTTCAGCCCTCGATCAAAGCATACAACTTTTGCAAACGGGCGGGATTCTTAGCGTAACGCTTTACCCAAGCCATCCGGGAGCGAGCGACGAGGTCGATCAGGTATTGGCCTGGCTAAATGGACTATCGACAGACGAATTCGAAATCCGTATCGAGCGACACCCTACCGGCAATCAAAAGTCGCCCTACCCCTTTTTCGTGATCCGAAAATAG
- a CDS encoding shikimate kinase: MKKLSKPNLYLVGFMGTGKSTVGRLVAQRMGLEFIDSDHAIEAAAEKSISEIFASEGEPVFRRMEKAFVEKGHPREGCLISCGGGLPVQPGIMEILKEQGLVFSLMASAAGIYERTRHTTDRPLLQVADPLAEIEKLLEVREPIYRKANCCILTEGRTVGEVVGHVCRSYKLESKLWTP, from the coding sequence ATGAAGAAGTTAAGCAAACCAAACCTCTACCTCGTGGGATTTATGGGCACCGGGAAAAGCACTGTCGGTCGCCTCGTCGCTCAGCGTATGGGATTGGAGTTTATCGATAGCGATCACGCCATCGAGGCCGCGGCGGAAAAGAGCATTTCCGAAATCTTTGCTTCCGAGGGGGAGCCGGTCTTTCGCCGGATGGAGAAAGCTTTTGTAGAAAAGGGCCATCCACGAGAAGGCTGTTTGATCTCCTGTGGCGGAGGTTTGCCGGTGCAGCCCGGAATCATGGAGATCCTCAAGGAGCAAGGCTTGGTCTTTTCGCTTATGGCTTCAGCGGCTGGGATCTACGAGCGGACCCGTCACACGACTGATAGGCCTTTGCTGCAAGTGGCTGATCCTCTGGCGGAAATTGAAAAACTGCTCGAGGTCCGAGAGCCGATCTATCGTAAGGCAAATTGCTGTATCCTGACCGAAGGAAGGACGGTTGGCGAAGTGGTGGGACACGTTTGTCGTTCCTACAAACTCGAGTCGAAGCTTTGGACCCCATGA